The genomic segment GAGAAAAAGTTTCATATAAACATGTAAAATGTGTCTTatggggagggggaaaaaaagtCAATAAAAAGAACTTGTAAATCATACCTTGCATAATTGCATCATTATGCTTCTTTTGCCGTAATAGAATTTCAGGCTATGTTCTGCCGagatattcttttatttttttcaattgctgaaaaaaaaaaagagacattcttttctttttttatttattttttttttttgtcaaattttgtaACCTTATATTTGATCCGAGTAAATTAGTGACTTTGCTTCGGTTAGTTAATGGCACCTGTAACGACGTCGTGTCTCAGCCCACGCTCAGCATAAGGTAGTATACATGGCTCTGAAATTCACCTGGACCCTGAAACCATTTTTATTTGGGGGGCTGAAGAGTCAAGAAAATCCCCTATTTCCAGAAGAAATTCAGCAGAGTCTAAAATTGGAAGTCTTAATTATCTCGGGTAAGAAGAAGATGGTAAGAGTAGCGTCGTTCTTCGGGATGGCATTCGGGGCCTTCATCTTCTGGCAAACTATGGACAAAGTCCACGTCTGGATTGCCCTCCACCAAGACGAAAAGGTATTACTAATTTTGCTTGCTAATCTccaatttttttcacttttcaatGGTAAATTTCTGGgttttcttgcttccttttgggGTATTACTACCTCCCGGTTTTCCCATTCATAgctgaagaaagaaagaatcgTGAGTTTGAAATCCTTAAATATTTCTACTTTTTTCAgtacatttgatctcggaaTCCTCATTTCGTAGTCGATCTGCTATTATTCACAAAGTTTTTGGAGAACCGTTTGAATATTTTTTATCTCTAGTTTTTGAGATTTTAGCGGCTTAGtgtttaagttgttatctatCTAATTGGGTTTATGTTGGGGGAAAAAATGCTTGCTGTAGCTAATGAGCACCTCCAGAATTGGGATTTCGTCGATAAATATTGGAATTATGGTGAAAAGTTGGTTATTAGTGTTATTGTGAATTAATTTTCAATTGGGTACAAGTTTTGGCCCTGAACATTACGATTCAAAGCTCCATTCAGATGGATTCTTGCTAGTAATTGTGCTTGTTAATGTTATGGTGCTGGTTCCTTAAGTTCTAGGAATGTTGAGTTTTGGAAACTGATCATTAACATGCATTTTCTGGTTGTTTTAGCATCACTTTGTAGTTTGCTATTCTTTGAAATTTCTCTTTCTGAAAAGTTGTCTGCTTCATGCAGCAAGAGAGGATGGCAAAGGAAGCTGAGATCAAGAAGATGAGAGAGGAGCTGTTGCGACAGAACAGAGAAAGGGGTGATACTCTTCTCTGATGTCCTCAGTAGTTTGATTTTGGAGGCATCagattaaatgccaaattgatTCCCTGCTGTACCTTTCCTTTTCCTGGTTCAGCTTCAGATCATCCAGTTTACCTATTGCAGATTGATCATAAACTGAGGACTTTTCTGTTAAATTGTTTACTAGAATCAGCCATGAAGCCTACTTTGCTTCTCTCTCAACAATTGGCTGTGTatgttgttttttttgtttttctggaAGTTTGATTGCAGTTACTCTGAATCCTTGATGCTTTAGCATTTTCCATGTTGAATAAGTTGTTCGTAGTGGTATTCACTTGTTGAGCTCTATAGCCGGGTTCATCTCTTACTGCATGCATCGGTTTTTTCCTTTGTGTTCAGCTTTGTACAGCGATTTGGAAGTGATGTCATTTGAGTTACCGAAGAACTTGGTTTTGCATTGATGCTAATAGGTTATGAGAGTTGTTAATGATGATCATATCTAACTGCTCTAGTTTACAAGTGTAAACTTGAGAAGTTTGCCTCAAGAGACTAAagagtgaaaaaagaaacttgtGTATTAGATAAGCAGCCTACGGTTGCATTGTGATCAGTGTTAATGAGGCCCTTGAGACTAGGGCTTGTGTAACAAGATAGTTAGAAGTTTGAGTGTAGTTTCTAGTGAGTTGTTGTCTTTCTGCAATTCTTGTTGTTGTGCTTGGTCAGAGTCAGATGCTTCCTGTGCCTTCTTGGGATGTTTTTGTTAGCTTATTAAACAGGCGGATGTGCATGCTGGTGACTTTTCTCCATCAATGTAGAGAAAACCATGTAGCTGCATATGCATTGTCAACATTCAACTTTGTTCACATAAATCTTGTCGAACTAACCACCATGAATGATTTTGTGAGTGATTATTTTGGAAATGTTGCTGAACCTGCTGtattgaagatgaagaaaaaaaaagttcattGCATTTGAAAAAGTCAGCATAGTATAGGAGTACTCTAAGAATCGAGCATAGTAAGTTCATATGAAGTGCATCTAGCTTGAGAGCAATGTCAAAGTTTGTAGAACTGTAAATTTTTGGAGTTCCGGCGTAGCAAAAAGTGAAGCGGATTACCTTAACTTTAAGAGTGGCATTAAGGATTAAGATTTTATTTTGTATGGAGTCGTTTAAGTTTTAGAAGTTTCAATTTCATCTATTGAGCATGGTCAAATAAGAGGAGTAAGATTCCTACACCCCGCACCAATCCCccccaagagagagagagagagagagagcagttAGATATTACAACTTGGGAAGCTGTCTCCATTGATGATTGAACTTGTCATGGC from the Coffea arabica cultivar ET-39 chromosome 11e, Coffea Arabica ET-39 HiFi, whole genome shotgun sequence genome contains:
- the LOC113717808 gene encoding uncharacterized protein — its product is MVRVASFFGMAFGAFIFWQTMDKVHVWIALHQDEKQERMAKEAEIKKMREELLRQNRERGDTLL